One genomic segment of Agromyces intestinalis includes these proteins:
- a CDS encoding exonuclease domain-containing protein — MNPNSAGWAERLAVFDLETTGIDVDVCRIVTAHVGVIGPDGDVLEQRRWLVDPGVEIPTAATLIHGISTERARAEGAAAVVAVAEIIAALADVAARGLPIVAYNAAYDLTVLAREAERYGHAPLAGPPPIVDPLVIDKAVDRYRRGKRTLTAAAAHYGVELVDAHDAGADAVAAGRVAQAIARAYPEVAATPLEDLHTLQVGWCRDQAASYQAWRRANGEPEFVAVGDWPLR, encoded by the coding sequence ATGAACCCGAATTCAGCAGGCTGGGCCGAGCGGCTGGCCGTCTTCGACCTCGAGACCACCGGCATCGACGTCGACGTGTGCCGCATCGTCACGGCGCACGTCGGGGTCATCGGCCCCGACGGCGACGTGCTCGAACAGCGCCGGTGGCTCGTCGATCCCGGCGTCGAGATCCCCACCGCCGCTACCCTCATCCACGGCATCTCGACCGAGCGCGCTCGCGCCGAGGGCGCCGCAGCGGTCGTCGCCGTGGCCGAGATCATCGCCGCCCTCGCCGACGTGGCCGCCCGCGGCCTGCCGATCGTGGCGTACAACGCCGCCTACGACCTCACGGTGCTCGCCCGCGAGGCCGAACGCTACGGGCACGCGCCGCTGGCGGGCCCGCCGCCGATCGTCGACCCGCTCGTCATCGACAAGGCCGTCGACCGGTACCGGCGCGGCAAGCGCACGCTCACCGCCGCAGCGGCGCACTACGGCGTCGAACTCGTCGACGCGCACGACGCCGGCGCCGATGCAGTCGCCGCCGGCCGGGTGGCGCAGGCCATCGCTCGCGCCTACCCTGAGGTCGCGGCCACGCCGCTCGAAGACCTGCACACCCTGCAGGTCGGCTGGTGCCGCGACCAGGCGGCCAGCTACCAGGCGTGGCGACGCGCGAACGGCGAGCCCGAGTTCGTCGCGGTCGGCGACTGGCCGCTGCGCTGA
- a CDS encoding SGNH/GDSL hydrolase family protein has translation MVTQQHPWSRYVAIGDSFTEGIGDPEPNVPGGHRGWADRVAEVLSRGTEDFAYANLAVRGKLIQQIIDEQLEPAVALRPDLITISAGGNDVIRPGTDPDEISGRFEYAIERLSRDGATIVLFTGVDVGFSPVFRGIRGKVAIYNENLRSIAAKYDCIVADQWALSEIQDQRFWAPDRLHLNPLGHHTVARMVLAALNVENDLVPSTPEPLPDVSWRQARAEDLVWAREHLVPWVLRRLRHQSSGDFVTAKRPTAGPYADASEEAVAGGADAQ, from the coding sequence ATGGTCACCCAGCAGCATCCCTGGTCCCGCTACGTCGCGATCGGCGACTCGTTCACCGAGGGCATCGGCGATCCCGAGCCGAACGTGCCCGGCGGCCATCGAGGCTGGGCCGACCGCGTGGCCGAGGTGCTGTCGCGCGGCACCGAGGACTTCGCGTACGCGAACCTCGCCGTGCGCGGCAAGCTCATCCAGCAGATCATCGACGAGCAGCTCGAGCCCGCGGTGGCGCTGCGCCCCGACCTGATCACCATCTCAGCCGGCGGAAACGATGTGATCCGCCCGGGCACCGACCCCGACGAGATCTCGGGGCGCTTCGAGTACGCGATCGAGCGGCTCTCCCGCGATGGTGCCACGATCGTGCTGTTCACCGGCGTCGACGTCGGCTTCTCGCCGGTGTTCCGAGGCATCCGCGGCAAGGTCGCGATCTACAACGAGAACCTGCGGTCGATCGCGGCGAAGTACGACTGCATCGTCGCCGATCAGTGGGCGCTTTCCGAGATCCAGGATCAGCGGTTCTGGGCCCCCGACCGCCTGCACCTGAACCCGCTCGGCCACCACACGGTCGCACGCATGGTGCTCGCCGCGCTGAACGTCGAGAACGACCTCGTGCCCTCGACGCCCGAGCCGCTGCCCGACGTGAGCTGGCGGCAGGCGCGCGCAGAAGACCTGGTCTGGGCGAGGGAGCACCTCGTGCCCTGGGTGCTGCGACGTCTCCGTCACCAGTCGTCGGGCGACTTCGTGACGGCGAAGCGCCCCACCGCCGGACCCTATGCCGACGCGAGCGAAGAGGCGGTCGCGGGCGGAGCCGACGCTCAGTAG
- a CDS encoding alpha/beta fold hydrolase, with amino-acid sequence MIPSPYAAPLARIPVREHRASVLGTETAWWEYGDPAAPALVLVHGFRGDHHGLEPIVAYLEGFRVISPDLPGFGASAPLAAAHDIAGYTAWLRAFVEQLDLAGGFDLLGHSFGSIIAAAAVAAGLAPRRLVLVNPIGAPALEGPRGVMTRLAVGYYRAAAALPERAGFALLRNGAIVRVMSVTMAKTREKPLRRFIHDQHDRYFSAFADRDAVLQAFRASVSHDVREYAPRIGVPTLLVAADRDDITPIEAQRRLVEQFPDASLEVVRDVGHLIHYEAPDEAATHIRQFLGAGAGA; translated from the coding sequence ATGATTCCGTCGCCCTACGCCGCCCCGCTCGCACGTATCCCGGTTCGGGAGCATCGGGCGAGCGTGCTCGGAACCGAGACCGCCTGGTGGGAGTACGGCGACCCCGCGGCCCCAGCGCTGGTGCTCGTGCACGGGTTCCGCGGCGACCATCACGGTCTCGAGCCGATCGTCGCGTACCTCGAGGGGTTCCGGGTGATCTCGCCCGACCTGCCCGGCTTCGGCGCATCCGCACCGCTCGCGGCCGCCCACGACATCGCGGGGTACACGGCGTGGTTGCGCGCCTTCGTCGAACAACTCGACCTGGCCGGCGGCTTCGACCTGCTGGGCCACTCGTTCGGCTCGATCATCGCGGCGGCTGCGGTCGCCGCCGGGCTGGCGCCGCGACGGCTCGTGCTCGTGAACCCGATCGGCGCCCCGGCGCTCGAAGGTCCGCGCGGGGTCATGACGCGGCTCGCCGTCGGCTACTACCGGGCAGCGGCAGCGCTTCCCGAGCGCGCCGGCTTCGCCCTGCTGCGCAACGGAGCGATCGTGCGGGTCATGAGCGTGACGATGGCCAAGACCCGTGAGAAGCCGCTGCGCCGGTTCATCCACGACCAGCACGACCGGTACTTCTCGGCGTTCGCCGACCGCGACGCGGTGCTGCAGGCGTTCCGCGCGTCGGTCAGCCACGACGTGCGCGAGTACGCGCCCCGCATCGGCGTGCCGACGCTGCTGGTCGCCGCCGACCGCGACGACATCACCCCGATCGAGGCGCAACGCCGGCTGGTCGAGCAGTTCCCGGATGCCTCGCTCGAAGTCGTCCGCGACGTCGGCCACCTGATCCACTACGAGGCGCCCGACGAGGCCGCCACCCACATCCGGCAATTCCTCGGCGCCGGAGCCGGCGCGTGA
- a CDS encoding type B 50S ribosomal protein L31 has translation MKTDIHPEYNAIVFRDLASGATFLTRSTATSDKTIELDGVTYPVIDVEISSESHPFYTGKQRILDSAGRVEKFNQRFKGFGSSK, from the coding sequence ATGAAGACCGACATCCACCCCGAGTACAACGCGATCGTCTTCCGCGACCTCGCGTCGGGTGCCACGTTCCTCACGCGTTCGACCGCGACGAGCGACAAGACCATCGAGCTCGACGGGGTCACCTACCCGGTGATCGACGTCGAGATCTCGAGCGAGTCGCACCCGTTCTACACGGGCAAGCAGCGCATCCTCGACTCGGCCGGCCGCGTCGAGAAGTTCAACCAGCGCTTCAAGGGCTTCGGCTCCTCGAAGTAG
- the glgC gene encoding glucose-1-phosphate adenylyltransferase codes for MASRKVFGIVLAGGEGKRLMPLTEDRAKPAVPFGGQYRLIDFALSNLLNSGLRQIVVLTQYKSHSLDRHVSQTWRLSGLLNSYVASVPAQQRLGKRWFSGSADAILQSLNLIYDEKPDIIVVVGADHVYRMDFSQMIDAHVESGAEATVAAIRQPISLANQFGVIDVDPKHPDRIRRFLEKPNDPVGLPDSPDEVLASMGNYVFDADALVDSVLRDGEQTSSSHDMGGDIIPSFVDRGAAGVYDLKRNDVPGATDRDRYYWRDVGTLDSYYEAHQDLISVLPVFNLYNREWPIFSQQLNSPPAKVTRDARGALGTVIDSIVSLGSVISGAHIERSVLGPWSVVGSGAHVVDSILFDRARIDEGAHVKRAILDKEVVVEAGAEIGVDRADDLARGFIVTDSGLTVVGKGSRVRARA; via the coding sequence ATGGCATCGCGCAAGGTCTTCGGCATCGTCCTCGCCGGCGGAGAAGGCAAACGACTCATGCCCCTCACCGAAGACCGCGCCAAGCCCGCGGTGCCGTTCGGCGGGCAGTACCGGCTCATCGACTTCGCGCTGTCGAACCTGCTCAACTCGGGCCTGCGGCAGATCGTCGTGCTCACCCAGTACAAGTCGCACTCGCTCGACCGGCACGTCTCGCAGACCTGGCGGCTGAGCGGGCTGCTGAACTCCTACGTCGCCTCGGTGCCGGCGCAGCAGCGGCTCGGCAAGCGCTGGTTCTCGGGGTCGGCCGACGCGATCCTGCAGAGTCTCAACCTGATCTACGACGAGAAGCCCGACATCATCGTGGTCGTCGGCGCCGACCACGTGTACCGCATGGACTTCAGCCAGATGATCGACGCCCACGTCGAGTCGGGTGCCGAGGCCACGGTCGCCGCGATCCGCCAGCCCATCTCGCTCGCGAACCAGTTCGGCGTCATCGACGTCGACCCGAAGCATCCCGACCGCATCCGACGGTTCCTCGAGAAGCCGAACGACCCGGTCGGCCTGCCCGACTCGCCCGACGAGGTGCTCGCTTCGATGGGCAACTACGTCTTCGACGCCGATGCGCTCGTCGACTCCGTGCTGCGCGACGGCGAGCAGACCTCGTCGAGCCACGATATGGGCGGCGACATCATCCCGTCGTTCGTCGACCGCGGCGCGGCGGGGGTCTACGACCTGAAGCGCAATGACGTCCCCGGCGCGACCGACCGCGATCGCTACTACTGGCGCGACGTCGGAACCCTCGACAGCTACTACGAGGCCCATCAAGACCTGATCTCGGTGCTGCCGGTGTTCAACCTCTACAACCGCGAGTGGCCGATCTTCTCGCAGCAGCTGAACTCGCCGCCCGCGAAGGTGACCCGCGACGCGCGCGGCGCCCTCGGCACCGTGATCGACTCGATCGTCTCGCTCGGCTCGGTGATCTCGGGTGCGCACATCGAGCGCAGCGTGCTCGGTCCGTGGTCGGTCGTCGGCTCCGGTGCGCATGTGGTCGACTCGATCCTGTTCGACCGAGCCCGCATCGACGAGGGTGCCCACGTGAAGCGCGCCATCCTCGACAAAGAGGTGGTCGTCGAGGCGGGCGCCGAGATCGGCGTCGACCGCGCCGACGACCTCGCGCGCGGATTCATCGTGACCGACAGCGGACTCACCGTGGTCGGCAAGGGCTCGCGCGTCCGGGCCCGCGCGTGA
- the glgA gene encoding glycogen synthase, whose translation MRVDLLTREYPPEVYGGAGVHVGELVRALRRSIEVRVRCFGAPRDEEGTFAYATPSGLAEANAAIATLGVDLEMAQDASGADLVHSHTWYANFAGATAKRLHGIPHVVTAHSLEPLRPWKAEQLGGGYRVSSWAERTAFEEADAVIAVSAGMRRDILRAYPGIDPDRVEVVYNGIDLDDWAPNHDPDAVRALGVDPDRPSIVFVGRITRQKGLPYLLRAARLLPPGIQLVLCAGAPDTPEIMAEVSGLVAELAAEREGVVWIDRHLPRPELTALLTAATTFVCPSIYEPLGIVNLEAMACGAPVVGTATGGIPEVVDDGVTGVLVPIEQVDDGTGTPVDPDRFIADLAETLAVVASDPERAAAMGAAGRRRAEEHFAWSSIAERTVEVYERVLGRGRG comes from the coding sequence ATGCGCGTCGACCTGCTCACCCGCGAATACCCGCCCGAGGTCTACGGAGGCGCCGGCGTCCATGTCGGCGAGCTGGTACGCGCGCTGCGGCGCAGCATCGAAGTGCGGGTGCGCTGCTTCGGCGCTCCGCGCGACGAGGAGGGCACCTTCGCGTACGCGACCCCGTCGGGCCTCGCCGAGGCGAACGCGGCGATCGCGACGCTCGGCGTCGATCTCGAGATGGCCCAGGATGCCTCGGGCGCCGACCTCGTGCACTCGCACACGTGGTACGCGAACTTCGCCGGCGCCACCGCGAAGCGCCTGCACGGGATCCCGCACGTGGTCACGGCGCACAGCCTCGAGCCGCTGCGCCCGTGGAAGGCCGAGCAGCTGGGCGGCGGCTACCGGGTGTCGTCGTGGGCCGAGCGCACCGCGTTCGAGGAGGCGGACGCGGTGATCGCGGTGAGTGCCGGCATGCGCCGCGACATCCTGCGCGCTTATCCGGGCATCGACCCCGATCGGGTCGAGGTGGTCTACAACGGCATCGACCTCGACGACTGGGCGCCGAACCACGACCCCGACGCGGTGCGCGCACTCGGCGTCGACCCCGATCGCCCCTCGATCGTGTTCGTCGGCCGGATCACCCGCCAGAAGGGGCTGCCGTATCTGCTGCGCGCCGCGCGACTGCTGCCGCCGGGCATCCAGCTCGTGCTGTGCGCGGGCGCACCCGACACTCCCGAGATCATGGCCGAGGTCAGCGGGCTCGTCGCCGAGCTCGCCGCCGAACGCGAGGGCGTGGTGTGGATCGACCGGCACCTGCCGCGCCCCGAGCTCACCGCACTGCTCACGGCGGCCACGACGTTCGTGTGCCCGTCGATCTACGAACCCCTCGGCATCGTGAACCTCGAGGCGATGGCCTGCGGCGCCCCCGTGGTCGGCACGGCCACGGGCGGCATCCCCGAGGTCGTCGACGACGGCGTCACCGGCGTGCTGGTGCCGATCGAGCAGGTCGACGACGGCACCGGCACGCCGGTGGACCCCGACCGGTTCATCGCCGATCTCGCCGAGACGCTGGCCGTCGTCGCCTCCGATCCCGAGCGGGCGGCCGCGATGGGCGCGGCCGGACGCCGCCGCGCCGAGGAGCACTTCGCGTGGAGCTCGATCGCGGAACGCACGGTCGAGGTGTACGAGCGGGTGCTCGGCCGCGGTCGCGGCTGA
- a CDS encoding ABC transporter ATP-binding protein, producing the protein MASTVLQFRDVSVVRDGNTILDGIDWTVASDERWVILGPNGAGKTTLLQIAAAAMHPTKGEAEVLAESLGKVDVFELRPMIGFASTAMARKIPRNETVLDVVLTAAYSVTGRWNEEYEEIDLRRAQRVLKEWRLEQFADRRFGSLSDGEQKRVQIARSVMTDPELLLLDEPAASLDLGAREELVGLLGGYASSGASPAIVMVTHHVEEIPQGFTHALLLADGKIQAAGPFAEALTAEHLTATFGLPIELTETNGRYAARAA; encoded by the coding sequence ATGGCGAGCACGGTTCTGCAGTTCCGCGATGTGTCGGTGGTCCGAGACGGCAACACGATCCTCGACGGGATCGACTGGACGGTCGCCAGCGACGAGCGTTGGGTGATCCTCGGCCCGAACGGGGCCGGCAAGACGACCCTCCTGCAGATCGCCGCCGCCGCCATGCACCCCACGAAGGGCGAGGCCGAGGTGCTGGCCGAATCGCTCGGCAAGGTCGACGTGTTCGAGCTGCGCCCGATGATCGGCTTCGCGTCGACCGCGATGGCCCGCAAGATCCCGCGCAACGAGACGGTGCTCGACGTCGTGCTCACCGCCGCCTACTCGGTCACCGGCCGGTGGAACGAAGAGTACGAAGAGATCGACCTGCGCCGCGCGCAGCGCGTGCTGAAGGAGTGGCGCCTCGAGCAGTTCGCCGACCGCAGGTTCGGCAGCCTCTCCGACGGCGAGCAGAAGCGCGTGCAGATCGCCCGCTCGGTCATGACCGACCCCGAGCTGCTGCTGCTCGACGAGCCGGCAGCGAGCCTCGACCTCGGCGCACGTGAAGAACTCGTGGGGCTGCTCGGCGGCTACGCCTCGTCGGGTGCGTCGCCCGCGATCGTCATGGTGACCCACCACGTCGAAGAGATCCCGCAGGGGTTCACGCACGCGCTGCTGCTCGCCGACGGCAAGATCCAGGCGGCCGGGCCGTTCGCCGAGGCACTCACGGCCGAGCACCTGACCGCCACGTTCGGGCTGCCGATCGAGCTGACCGAGACGAACGGCCGGTACGCCGCCCGCGCTGCCTAG
- a CDS encoding TrmH family RNA methyltransferase has protein sequence MHIERVADATSDAVADYAGLTDVALRSRVETEGGLYIAESAKVITRAVAAGHRPRSVLTEEKWLPALEPVLAPLDVPVHVADPAQLEAITGYRVHRGALAAFERPALPDPADLLRDARRVVVLEDIVDHTNVGAIFRSVAALGADAVLVSERCADPLYRRSVRVSMGTVFQVPWTRLPGWADAVSLLHDHGFRICALALADDAVPLRTLAHEAPDRLALVFGAEGDGLSRHALAAADQVVTIPMARGVDSLNVAASAAVVLYALAVDG, from the coding sequence ATGCACATCGAACGGGTCGCGGACGCGACATCCGACGCCGTCGCCGACTACGCCGGGCTGACCGACGTGGCCCTGCGCAGCCGGGTCGAGACCGAGGGTGGCCTCTACATCGCCGAGTCGGCGAAGGTCATCACCCGCGCCGTCGCCGCGGGCCACCGGCCCAGGTCGGTGCTCACCGAGGAGAAGTGGCTGCCCGCCCTCGAACCCGTACTGGCACCCCTTGACGTGCCCGTGCACGTCGCCGACCCGGCCCAACTCGAGGCGATCACCGGCTATCGTGTGCACCGCGGCGCCCTCGCCGCCTTCGAACGGCCCGCCCTGCCCGACCCCGCCGACCTGCTCCGCGACGCCCGCCGCGTCGTCGTGCTCGAGGACATCGTGGACCACACCAACGTCGGCGCCATCTTCCGCAGCGTCGCAGCCCTCGGCGCCGATGCCGTGCTCGTCAGCGAGCGTTGCGCCGACCCCCTGTACCGGCGCAGCGTGCGGGTCAGCATGGGCACCGTCTTCCAGGTGCCGTGGACACGGCTGCCCGGCTGGGCCGACGCCGTGTCGCTGCTGCACGACCACGGGTTCCGCATCTGCGCGCTTGCGCTCGCCGACGACGCGGTGCCGCTGCGCACGCTCGCCCACGAGGCGCCCGACCGGCTCGCGCTCGTCTTCGGCGCCGAGGGCGACGGGCTCAGCAGGCATGCGCTCGCCGCCGCCGACCAGGTGGTCACCATCCCGATGGCGCGCGGTGTGGATTCGCTGAACGTCGCGGCGAGCGCGGCGGTGGTGCTCTACGCGCTCGCGGTCGACGGTTAG
- a CDS encoding Sir2 family NAD-dependent protein deacetylase, producing MRGARVAVLTGAGVSTDSGIPDYRGAGAPVRTPMTIQTFLASEHARKRYWAGSHLGWRNFRSARPNRGHLALAELEAGGVVTGVVTQNVDGLHRRAGSRRVVELHGAMDRVVCLQCGQVYARHAIADRLTALNPDIDLEQAIRLAPDGDVEVDDVDAMRLPTCTVCGGVLKPDVVFFGEFVPGETFEAAASVVSGSDVLLVAGSSLVVNSGMRLIELARRRRMPIIVVNRGITKGDSRAAVKLDAGASEVLDRMSAALVG from the coding sequence ATGCGAGGTGCGCGGGTGGCCGTGCTGACGGGTGCGGGGGTGAGCACCGACTCCGGTATCCCCGACTACCGGGGTGCGGGTGCGCCGGTGCGCACGCCGATGACGATCCAGACGTTCCTGGCCTCCGAGCACGCTCGCAAGCGCTACTGGGCGGGCAGCCACCTCGGCTGGCGCAACTTCAGGTCGGCGCGGCCGAATCGGGGGCATCTCGCGCTCGCCGAACTCGAGGCGGGCGGAGTGGTCACCGGCGTGGTCACGCAGAACGTCGATGGTCTGCACCGCCGTGCGGGCAGCCGGCGGGTCGTGGAACTGCACGGGGCGATGGACCGGGTCGTGTGCCTGCAGTGCGGGCAGGTGTACGCGCGGCATGCGATCGCCGATCGGCTGACCGCGCTCAACCCCGATATCGACTTGGAGCAGGCGATCCGGCTGGCTCCCGACGGTGATGTCGAGGTCGACGATGTGGATGCGATGCGGCTGCCGACGTGCACGGTGTGCGGCGGCGTCCTGAAGCCCGATGTGGTGTTCTTCGGCGAGTTCGTTCCCGGTGAGACGTTCGAGGCGGCGGCGTCCGTGGTGTCGGGCAGCGACGTGCTGCTCGTGGCGGGTTCGTCGCTGGTCGTGAACTCGGGCATGCGGCTCATCGAGCTCGCGCGCCGGCGACGCATGCCGATCATCGTGGTGAACCGCGGTATCACGAAGGGCGACAGCCGTGCCGCGGTGAAGCTCGACGCGGGCGCGAGCGAGGTGCTCGACCGGATGTCGGCGGCGCTCGTCGGATGA
- a CDS encoding glycosyltransferase family 4 protein encodes MRVVVDCRYTRIGQHDGISRFTAGIVGELAKRHPVTMLINDHRQLDLLPDLPWQLVSGPTSPREPFVARQVRRLRPDIVFSPMQTMGSWGRDYALLLTLHDLIYYENRTPPRDLPWFVRVLWRVYHLAWWPQRVLLNRADAVVTVSETTAGLMREHRLTKRPVTVVPNAADDLPAPPLPRTRPSGRRLVYMGSYMPYKNVDTLVRAAGELPDHELHLCSRISDAERARLTRLAPEARLVFHDGVTDAEYAELLSGATALVHASRAEGFGIPLVEAMRVGTPVVVSDIPIFREIGGDAARFFDPSDASSLVAQLGALEAEGEWEQRSAASIEVAARYTWARSAERLLDLMQQTVAGTRNRRRR; translated from the coding sequence GTGAGGGTCGTCGTCGACTGCCGGTACACCCGCATCGGGCAGCACGACGGCATCAGCCGGTTCACCGCCGGCATCGTAGGCGAGCTCGCGAAGCGGCATCCGGTCACCATGCTCATCAACGACCACCGCCAGCTCGACCTGCTGCCCGACCTGCCGTGGCAGCTGGTCAGCGGGCCGACGAGCCCCCGCGAGCCGTTCGTCGCCCGGCAGGTGCGCAGGCTGCGGCCCGACATCGTGTTCTCGCCGATGCAGACGATGGGCTCGTGGGGGCGCGACTACGCCCTGCTGCTCACTCTGCACGACCTCATCTACTACGAGAACCGCACCCCTCCGCGCGACCTGCCGTGGTTCGTGCGCGTGCTCTGGCGGGTCTACCACCTCGCCTGGTGGCCGCAGCGGGTGCTGCTGAACCGCGCCGACGCCGTCGTCACGGTGTCCGAGACCACGGCCGGCCTCATGCGCGAGCACCGGCTCACGAAGCGTCCCGTCACGGTCGTGCCGAACGCCGCCGACGACCTGCCGGCCCCGCCGCTGCCGCGGACGCGCCCGAGCGGCCGCCGGCTGGTCTACATGGGTTCGTACATGCCGTACAAGAACGTGGACACGCTCGTGCGAGCTGCGGGCGAGCTGCCCGACCACGAGCTGCACCTGTGCAGCCGCATCTCGGATGCCGAACGCGCCCGCCTCACCCGGCTCGCACCCGAGGCGCGCCTGGTGTTCCACGACGGCGTCACCGACGCCGAGTACGCCGAACTGCTCTCGGGCGCCACCGCGCTCGTGCACGCCTCACGGGCCGAGGGATTCGGCATCCCCCTCGTCGAGGCGATGCGCGTGGGCACGCCGGTCGTGGTCAGCGACATCCCGATCTTCCGAGAAATCGGCGGCGACGCCGCCCGGTTCTTCGACCCGTCCGATGCGTCGTCGCTCGTCGCGCAGCTCGGAGCCCTCGAGGCCGAGGGGGAGTGGGAGCAGCGCTCGGCCGCCTCGATCGAGGTCGCGGCCCGCTACACGTGGGCGCGGTCGGCCGAGCGGCTGCTCGACCTCATGCAGCAGACCGTCGCCGGCACGAGGAACCGGCGCCGGCGCTGA
- a CDS encoding D-alanyl-D-alanine carboxypeptidase family protein, whose translation MSRPTITPPPGSARAIGAGPVTADPLDDDVDLARRRAAARRRRIFRRRRTVAVAILLVVVGLGLWGGVYTSNALNAPLPVASPEVSQPAPVVAPAQAIAGPQFGTWAISAVGFPGPLAQSADQTPLPTASITKVITALVILDQHPIAPGEEGPSIEYTDADVDVYWDMVAQNGSVAPVPAGSSLTLKQSLETMLLPSGNNYAISLSNWAFGSEQGLVDAARGWLDAHGLVHTTIADSSGLSLDNTSIPSDLVQLGVLALENPVLAEIVAMQSAEIPGVGTVTNSNKMLGTHGVDGIKTGTTDDAANLLFSADYPVGSHTVTVVGVVLGGETHAVLDEAIGALLDSVAPGFHEVTALTAGQELASYAQPWGDTAVARAGDGASVVVWSDTPVEVEVTADALATAADGQSVGTATVRAGDATVTVPLVLEGALADPGDWWRLTNPDELDAAEGTRPRPAASSGSVTLACY comes from the coding sequence ATGTCACGCCCCACGATCACGCCGCCGCCCGGGTCGGCCCGCGCGATCGGCGCCGGTCCGGTCACCGCCGATCCGCTCGACGACGACGTGGACCTGGCACGGCGGCGCGCTGCCGCTCGACGCCGCCGGATCTTCCGCCGCCGTCGCACCGTCGCCGTCGCGATCCTGCTCGTGGTGGTCGGGCTCGGCCTGTGGGGCGGCGTGTACACGTCGAACGCGCTGAACGCGCCGTTGCCCGTGGCGAGCCCGGAGGTCTCGCAGCCCGCGCCAGTGGTGGCGCCGGCGCAGGCGATCGCCGGGCCGCAGTTCGGCACGTGGGCGATCTCGGCGGTCGGGTTCCCGGGCCCGCTCGCGCAGAGCGCCGACCAGACGCCGTTGCCGACCGCGAGCATCACGAAGGTCATCACCGCGCTCGTCATCCTCGACCAGCACCCCATCGCCCCGGGCGAGGAAGGGCCGTCGATCGAGTACACCGACGCCGACGTCGACGTCTACTGGGACATGGTCGCGCAGAACGGATCGGTCGCGCCGGTGCCAGCCGGATCATCGCTGACCCTCAAGCAATCACTCGAGACGATGCTGCTGCCCTCGGGCAACAACTACGCGATCTCGTTGTCGAACTGGGCGTTCGGCTCGGAGCAGGGGCTCGTCGACGCCGCACGCGGCTGGCTCGACGCCCACGGGCTCGTGCACACCACGATCGCCGACTCGTCGGGCCTCTCGCTCGACAACACGAGCATTCCGAGCGATCTCGTGCAGCTCGGCGTGCTCGCGCTCGAGAACCCCGTGCTGGCCGAGATCGTGGCCATGCAGAGTGCCGAGATCCCTGGCGTCGGCACCGTGACGAACTCGAACAAGATGCTCGGCACCCACGGCGTCGACGGCATCAAGACCGGCACCACCGACGACGCGGCCAATCTGTTGTTCTCGGCCGACTACCCCGTGGGATCGCACACCGTCACCGTGGTCGGCGTCGTGCTGGGCGGTGAGACGCACGCCGTCCTCGACGAGGCGATCGGCGCACTGCTCGACAGCGTCGCGCCAGGGTTCCACGAGGTCACTGCGCTCACCGCAGGGCAGGAGCTCGCGTCCTACGCGCAGCCCTGGGGCGACACCGCGGTCGCACGCGCGGGTGACGGGGCATCCGTCGTCGTGTGGAGCGACACGCCCGTCGAGGTCGAGGTGACCGCCGATGCCCTCGCGACCGCGGCCGACGGCCAGAGCGTCGGCACCGCGACAGTGCGTGCAGGCGACGCCACCGTGACCGTGCCGCTCGTGCTCGAGGGCGCGCTCGCCGACCCGGGCGACTGGTGGCGCCTCACCAACCCCGACGAGCTCGACGCGGCCGAGGGCACCCGACCCAGGCCGGCGGCGTCGTCGGGGTCGGTGACGCTCGCCTGCTACTGA